The Paenibacillus sp. RUD330 genome has a segment encoding these proteins:
- a CDS encoding MFS transporter: MNRFLNRSLGIGGTEIPLYAVILLLVEFARGAVLISFLPLYGKRELGLTLDAVGAAITAHYLTDTVLKMAIGYLLDRFSIRFVVMAGMVASVAGVVLLPFADVPWLFIVAAAIYGIGISPIWIVCLTQVTEERRAAQMGFLYMIWLGGLGAGPIVCNIVMDHSSRAAYLMILSSVLLASALSLFISGQQRSAVERVPLREQLPAMKQRLSQIKLLLPGMVLQTAGAGMLVTVLPTLATGRLGLTGAQYSLLLTAGGVFTLAGLVPFGKLSDRLRSFRRWFLVIGFFAVAAALYALAYASGLWLCIVIAALLGLSYAAVLPAWNALLAAYVPPGQQGLGWGLLSTVEGVGGMVGPVLGGLIASWRGEPFVVWISALLFGLIGVCYCFLPLAEAGKLDPK; the protein is encoded by the coding sequence ATGAATCGATTCCTGAACCGCTCCCTTGGCATCGGAGGAACCGAGATCCCCCTCTATGCCGTCATTCTTCTGCTCGTGGAATTCGCGCGCGGTGCCGTCCTGATCAGCTTCCTGCCCTTGTACGGCAAGCGTGAGCTCGGCCTTACGCTGGATGCGGTAGGCGCCGCCATTACGGCGCATTATCTCACCGATACCGTGCTCAAGATGGCCATCGGCTATTTGCTGGACCGGTTCTCCATCCGCTTCGTCGTCATGGCGGGCATGGTCGCATCGGTCGCCGGCGTCGTTCTTCTTCCCTTCGCGGACGTTCCCTGGCTGTTCATCGTCGCGGCCGCCATTTACGGAATCGGAATCTCGCCGATCTGGATCGTATGCCTGACCCAGGTGACAGAGGAGCGGAGAGCGGCCCAGATGGGATTTTTATACATGATCTGGCTTGGGGGACTTGGCGCCGGGCCGATTGTGTGTAATATAGTAATGGACCACAGCAGCCGCGCGGCTTATCTGATGATCCTCTCCAGCGTCTTGCTGGCGTCGGCGCTGTCGCTCTTCATCAGCGGACAGCAGCGCTCGGCCGTCGAGCGGGTGCCGCTGCGGGAGCAGCTGCCCGCCATGAAGCAGCGATTGTCACAGATCAAGCTGCTGCTTCCGGGCATGGTGCTGCAGACGGCCGGCGCCGGCATGCTCGTGACCGTGCTCCCGACGCTGGCCACCGGCCGGCTGGGCCTGACCGGCGCCCAATACTCCCTCCTGCTGACAGCCGGAGGCGTATTCACGCTCGCCGGGCTCGTCCCGTTCGGGAAGCTGTCGGACCGGCTGCGGTCGTTCCGCCGCTGGTTTCTCGTCATCGGCTTTTTCGCCGTCGCGGCCGCGCTCTATGCTCTCGCCTACGCTTCGGGCCTATGGCTCTGCATCGTCATCGCCGCTCTGCTGGGCTTGTCCTATGCAGCCGTCCTGCCGGCATGGAACGCTTTGCTCGCAGCCTACGTTCCTCCAGGCCAGCAAGGACTCGGCTGGGGGCTGCTCAGCACCGTGGAAGGCGTCGGCGGCATGGTCGGACCGGTCCTCGGAGGGCTGATCGCGTCCTGGCGAGGAGAGCCCTTCGTCGTCTGGATCAGCGCTCTGCTGTTCGGATTGATCGGCGTCTGCTACTGCTTTCTCCCGCTGGCCGAAGCCGGCAAGCTCGATCCCAAATAG
- a CDS encoding TVP38/TMEM64 family protein, with amino-acid sequence MSIVQDWIREIKTMNPQQLEHSLQQFSSYGPLPGILLPLAEAFMPFLPLFLFIAANANIYGLGWGFLYSWIGVSAGSICVFWIARSMGGGLGMWLERRFPRVGVFFDWLERRGFTPIFLLACFPFSPSVLVNIASGLSSVPFRTFFVAVVLGKAVMIFIISLLSFNIGDLAPWRIVLAVCVIVVMWLGGKRLETRYLAK; translated from the coding sequence ATGAGCATCGTCCAGGATTGGATCCGCGAAATCAAGACCATGAACCCCCAGCAGCTGGAGCATTCGCTGCAGCAGTTTTCCTCCTACGGCCCTTTGCCGGGAATCCTGCTGCCGCTCGCCGAGGCATTCATGCCTTTTTTGCCGCTGTTTCTGTTCATTGCGGCCAATGCCAATATTTACGGCTTGGGCTGGGGCTTCCTCTATTCCTGGATCGGCGTCTCTGCGGGTTCCATCTGCGTCTTCTGGATCGCGCGCTCCATGGGCGGCGGCCTCGGGATGTGGCTGGAGCGCCGATTTCCGCGCGTGGGCGTCTTCTTCGACTGGCTGGAGCGCCGGGGCTTCACGCCGATCTTCCTGCTCGCCTGCTTCCCGTTCTCTCCTTCGGTGCTCGTCAATATCGCATCGGGCCTCAGCAGCGTCCCGTTCCGCACCTTCTTCGTCGCGGTCGTGCTCGGCAAGGCGGTCATGATCTTCATCATCTCCCTGCTGAGCTTCAATATCGGCGATCTGGCCCCGTGGCGCATCGTGCTTGCCGTATGCGTCATTGTCGTCATGTGGCTGGGCGGAAAAAGACTCGAAACCCGTTACTTGGCCAAATAA
- a CDS encoding aromatic acid exporter family protein: MTIGARVLKTGIAVALAIYLSELFQFSSPILAAVSAIFTLQPSIFRSWQQVSDQFQTNLLGAMIALGAVQLIGNNPIAVGIVIISVILVSIRLKMESTVGLTLVTVVAVMEANATGWMFAVERFLQVLTGMGAAFAVNVLVFPPRPRKQFHSDVHRSYQQLSLLLRTSISDEMKEQVYNDEKAKLHGTIGKLDERYKVLVDERSLRASSRAERARQLLLAKQLIKAVTKGADLLDVVEEHYFASPGAEDWAVKLDAQIEELTKYHEHLLLKLDGKIKPHACVPSEAITGTRLARQLTDYLREDPDQHRRLVFVAAALFEYGYHLRRLEKIIDQVHSRDREAEDGRPALAASEEAEPSQIKN, encoded by the coding sequence ATGACCATCGGGGCCCGAGTGCTAAAAACCGGCATCGCCGTTGCGCTGGCCATCTACCTGAGCGAGCTCTTCCAGTTCAGCTCTCCGATTCTGGCTGCCGTGTCAGCCATATTCACCTTGCAGCCGTCCATTTTCCGCTCCTGGCAGCAGGTGAGCGACCAATTCCAGACCAATCTGCTCGGCGCGATGATCGCGCTGGGAGCCGTTCAGCTCATCGGCAACAATCCGATCGCGGTCGGCATTGTCATCATATCCGTCATACTCGTCAGCATCCGCTTGAAAATGGAATCGACGGTGGGGCTGACGCTCGTGACTGTCGTGGCCGTCATGGAAGCCAATGCGACCGGCTGGATGTTCGCCGTGGAGCGTTTCCTCCAGGTATTGACCGGCATGGGCGCGGCATTCGCCGTCAACGTGCTCGTCTTCCCGCCGAGGCCGCGCAAGCAGTTCCACAGCGACGTGCACCGCTCCTACCAGCAGCTGTCGCTGCTCCTGCGCACCTCCATCTCCGACGAGATGAAAGAGCAGGTGTACAACGACGAGAAGGCCAAGCTGCACGGGACGATCGGCAAGCTGGACGAACGCTACAAGGTGCTCGTGGACGAGCGCTCCCTGCGGGCTTCCAGCCGCGCCGAGCGGGCGCGCCAGCTGCTGCTGGCCAAGCAGCTCATCAAGGCGGTCACCAAGGGAGCCGATCTGCTGGACGTCGTGGAGGAGCATTACTTCGCTTCTCCCGGAGCGGAGGATTGGGCGGTCAAGCTGGATGCCCAGATCGAGGAGCTGACCAAGTACCATGAGCATCTGCTGCTCAAGCTGGACGGGAAAATCAAGCCGCATGCCTGCGTGCCATCGGAAGCGATTACCGGAACCAGGCTGGCCCGGCAGCTGACGGATTACCTGCGGGAGGATCCGGATCAGCACCGGCGGCTCGTGTTCGTCGCCGCCGCGCTGTTCGAATACGGCTATCATCTCCGTCGGCTGGAGAAGATCATCGATCAGGTGCACAGCAGGGACCGGGAGGCGGAGGACGGCCGCCCGGCGCTTGCCGCCTCCGAAGAAGCGGAGCCGAGCCAAATCAAGAATTGA
- a CDS encoding ATP-binding protein: MQLDHAFYMSLAYTIIVFSAYTMFSMVGNLNSRRPFRHYWFLGSSAVFALGVWSMHFVAMLASNYLVSITSESYLALFLLGGAAYSAFLLLGDGETSKLRLALSSLIIASSVAFMHYMCVLMHHVRLFDLNPSLLAAGLAVLLAGTYTSLHVYMKHGGKRRFPASFVFGTGAIAFHLLALESLSYGRGSSEQPTARIDQYLMFMGLLLALAAVIIFSFSIVAWVADRRYGLINERYKLLVENSIDMIAVISGGKWEFVNRSGLRMFEAADESDMVGKSVYRFLCPDSHERLRSHLARHPRGGKQSGKPSPQAPAVAIELDWLTLGGRPISTELIHSESTFSGQPVAIVIIRDISERKKNEELLINSEKLYVAGQLAAGIAHEIRNPLTSLKGFLQLIASGRTSGSPYFDIMKSELNRIENIVSELLMLSKPQVYEMDYTDVREIMLDTVLLLESQASLYGIEIEAVYGSEPLWIYGVEPQVKQVFINVLKNAIEVMVEGGKIIIATELSEEEVLVTVKDEGPGIDEEQLSKMGQPFYTTKDKGTGLGLMVSYKIVDNHKGRIRVASELGEGTSFQIYLPYCADARRSSLGGLGS, translated from the coding sequence ATGCAGCTTGACCATGCCTTCTACATGTCCTTAGCTTATACGATCATCGTCTTCTCCGCCTATACGATGTTCAGCATGGTTGGTAATTTGAACAGCCGCCGCCCGTTCCGCCATTACTGGTTTCTCGGATCCTCAGCCGTATTCGCCCTCGGCGTGTGGTCCATGCATTTCGTCGCCATGCTGGCTTCCAATTACCTGGTATCGATTACGTCGGAATCCTACCTGGCGTTGTTCCTGCTTGGAGGAGCGGCTTATTCCGCCTTTCTGCTGCTTGGAGACGGGGAGACGAGCAAACTCCGACTGGCGCTTTCTTCCCTGATCATCGCCTCTTCTGTCGCTTTCATGCACTACATGTGCGTCTTGATGCATCATGTCCGGCTTTTCGACTTGAATCCATCGCTGCTGGCCGCCGGTCTGGCCGTCTTGCTGGCCGGCACCTACACCTCCTTGCATGTCTATATGAAGCATGGGGGCAAACGCCGGTTTCCGGCCAGCTTCGTCTTCGGAACAGGGGCGATCGCCTTCCATCTGCTCGCCCTGGAGTCCCTCAGCTACGGCCGCGGCTCGTCGGAGCAGCCGACCGCCCGGATCGACCAGTACCTGATGTTCATGGGGCTGCTGCTTGCCCTTGCAGCGGTCATCATCTTCAGCTTCAGCATCGTCGCCTGGGTTGCAGACCGCCGCTACGGGCTGATCAATGAGCGCTACAAGCTGCTTGTGGAGAATTCCATCGATATGATTGCCGTCATCAGCGGAGGCAAGTGGGAATTCGTGAACCGTTCCGGACTGAGGATGTTCGAGGCTGCGGATGAATCCGACATGGTCGGCAAGTCGGTCTACCGGTTCCTGTGTCCGGACAGCCACGAGCGCCTGCGCAGCCATCTGGCCCGCCACCCGCGCGGTGGCAAGCAATCAGGCAAGCCGTCCCCCCAAGCTCCCGCGGTCGCGATCGAGCTGGACTGGCTCACATTGGGAGGCCGGCCGATCAGCACGGAGCTGATTCATTCGGAATCGACCTTCTCCGGCCAGCCGGTGGCGATCGTCATCATCCGCGACATATCCGAGCGCAAGAAAAACGAGGAGCTTCTGATCAACTCCGAGAAACTCTATGTGGCCGGGCAGCTCGCAGCCGGAATCGCGCATGAGATCCGCAATCCGCTCACCTCGCTGAAAGGGTTTCTGCAGCTGATCGCAAGCGGCCGAACGTCCGGCAGTCCCTACTTCGACATCATGAAATCCGAGCTCAACCGGATCGAGAACATCGTCAGCGAGCTGCTGATGCTGTCCAAACCGCAGGTATATGAGATGGATTATACCGACGTGCGCGAAATCATGCTCGACACCGTGCTGCTTCTGGAGTCTCAAGCTTCCCTCTACGGCATCGAGATCGAGGCCGTCTACGGATCGGAGCCGCTCTGGATATACGGCGTCGAGCCGCAGGTGAAGCAGGTGTTCATCAATGTGCTCAAAAATGCGATCGAGGTCATGGTCGAAGGAGGCAAGATCATCATCGCCACCGAGCTCAGCGAGGAAGAGGTGCTCGTCACGGTCAAGGACGAGGGGCCCGGCATCGACGAGGAGCAGCTGTCCAAGATGGGCCAGCCCTTTTATACGACCAAGGACAAAGGAACGGGGCTTGGCCTGATGGTGTCCTACAAGATCGTGGACAACCACAAGGGAAGGATCCGGGTGGCGAGCGAGCTGGGAGAGGGAACTTCGTTCCAGATCTATCTGCCCTACTGCGCGGACGCGAGAAGAAGCTCTCTGGGCGGCCTGGGCTCGTGA
- a CDS encoding NUDIX domain-containing protein, with protein sequence MKKERFDIYDESWTRIGTATRAETHRLGLRHRSFHCWLVRGAGEGALIRFQKRQQSKDTYPGLYDITAAGHLSAGEDIRDAVRELEEELGISAAYEDLLPLGYSVERSEGIAGGVPFVDHERSEEFALRCALPLLEHRLQHEEVAGIYEAPAEGLIGLFEGRLDELTVQGAEWPELAGEGADTALSESGLVPVTRNLRSEDFVPRPAGYYASLFRRLSELP encoded by the coding sequence ATGAAAAAAGAAAGGTTCGATATTTACGACGAGAGCTGGACGCGCATCGGAACGGCCACCCGCGCCGAAACGCACCGGCTCGGCCTGCGCCACCGCTCCTTCCATTGCTGGCTCGTCCGCGGCGCCGGCGAAGGCGCCCTCATCCGCTTTCAGAAGCGGCAGCAGAGCAAGGACACCTATCCCGGCCTGTACGATATTACGGCCGCCGGGCATCTGTCCGCAGGGGAGGATATCCGCGATGCCGTCCGCGAGCTTGAGGAGGAGCTTGGAATATCCGCCGCTTATGAGGATCTGCTGCCGCTCGGCTATTCGGTCGAAAGGTCGGAGGGGATAGCGGGAGGCGTTCCTTTCGTGGATCACGAACGATCGGAGGAGTTCGCCCTGCGCTGCGCCCTCCCCCTTTTGGAGCACCGGCTCCAGCATGAGGAGGTAGCCGGAATCTACGAGGCTCCTGCCGAGGGACTGATCGGCTTGTTCGAAGGCAGGCTGGACGAGCTAACCGTCCAGGGAGCCGAATGGCCCGAGCTCGCGGGAGAGGGAGCCGATACGGCCTTATCCGAATCCGGGCTTGTCCCGGTCACCCGTAACTTGCGCTCCGAGGACTTCGTTCCTCGTCCGGCCGGCTACTACGCCTCGCTGTTCCGGCGCCTCAGCGAGCTTCCTTGA
- a CDS encoding metallophosphoesterase family protein, with the protein MRIGLVSDTHLGASASKLPDALVEGLRGVDYILHAGDWTHPRVAGLLEDIAPVDGVAGNNDGPELVRRYGRRKLIELAGCRIGIVHGDLGQGRWTEQKARSHFPDDGVGLILFGHSHAPYSKREGDLLLFNPGSPVQKRRQPRYSYGILELSDGRMHAEHRYYDDRS; encoded by the coding sequence ATGCGGATTGGACTCGTGTCGGATACGCATCTTGGCGCTTCGGCATCCAAGCTGCCGGATGCGCTTGTGGAAGGGCTGCGGGGAGTGGATTATATCCTACATGCCGGAGATTGGACGCATCCCCGCGTCGCCGGCCTGCTGGAAGACATCGCGCCGGTGGACGGAGTAGCGGGCAACAATGACGGTCCCGAGCTCGTGCGCCGCTACGGCAGGCGCAAGCTGATCGAGCTCGCGGGCTGCCGGATCGGCATCGTTCACGGCGATCTGGGCCAAGGCCGATGGACGGAGCAGAAGGCGCGGTCCCATTTTCCCGACGACGGGGTCGGCCTGATTCTGTTCGGCCACTCCCATGCTCCTTACAGCAAGCGGGAGGGAGACCTGCTGCTGTTCAATCCCGGCTCTCCGGTCCAGAAGAGGCGCCAGCCCCGCTATTCTTACGGCATTCTGGAATTGTCGGACGGGCGGATGCACGCGGAGCACCGTTATTACGACGACCGGAGCTGA
- a CDS encoding AAA family ATPase gives MSHNIPNKLREAAAHLENRFQEREELIRVLLLALMSGEHLMLVGPPGSAKSQLARSAAALFGSSRSFDYLLTRFTTPDELFGPVSLQQLKQDRYVRQTQGYLPEARFAFLDEIFKASSAILNSLLSILNERIFYNGAEAKEVPLLSLIAASNELPEEQEGLAALYDRFLFRYETRYLQQIASFERMFQGPDTPPPALLDAGDVRRIQDAAAGAALPEPVLVMLFRLKTLMEEKEYILSDRRWRRIGRTWQVSAAIHGRDAVSVWDTVLTPHLLWDFPEDLEELRGIFAGVWQELLAKEMDKELPLASYRDTLQKWLSREEELSGFQFRKEVGSSLGRTQAERLVSMTDEARSELEETARSLQGRLVAWQEKEKQLPAWIESQSVFILHADEYAVRFTHLRIGGEKVLQQLQGLYRTLFDKDIPGVSYDYTL, from the coding sequence ATGAGCCATAACATACCCAATAAGCTTCGCGAAGCCGCCGCCCATCTGGAGAACCGCTTCCAGGAACGCGAGGAGCTGATCCGCGTTCTCCTGCTGGCGCTGATGAGCGGCGAACATCTGATGCTGGTCGGGCCTCCGGGCTCCGCCAAGTCCCAGCTCGCCCGGAGCGCTGCCGCCCTGTTCGGCAGCAGCCGCAGCTTCGATTATCTGCTGACCCGGTTCACGACGCCCGACGAGCTGTTCGGTCCCGTCTCCCTGCAGCAGCTCAAGCAGGACCGGTACGTCCGCCAGACGCAGGGTTATTTGCCCGAAGCCCGCTTCGCCTTCCTCGATGAGATCTTCAAGGCGAGCAGCGCCATCCTGAACTCGCTGCTCTCGATTCTGAACGAGCGGATCTTCTACAATGGAGCGGAAGCCAAGGAAGTGCCCCTGCTCTCGCTCATAGCTGCGTCCAACGAGCTGCCGGAGGAGCAGGAAGGGCTCGCCGCCCTATACGACCGCTTCCTCTTCCGCTACGAAACCCGCTATCTCCAGCAGATCGCCAGCTTCGAGCGGATGTTCCAGGGGCCGGATACGCCGCCTCCCGCACTGCTCGATGCCGGCGATGTCCGGCGCATCCAGGATGCCGCCGCCGGGGCCGCCCTGCCGGAGCCCGTGCTCGTCATGCTGTTCCGGCTCAAGACTTTGATGGAAGAAAAGGAATATATCCTATCGGACCGCCGCTGGCGCCGGATCGGCCGCACCTGGCAGGTAAGCGCCGCTATCCACGGCCGCGATGCCGTCAGCGTCTGGGATACGGTGCTGACTCCGCATCTGCTCTGGGACTTCCCCGAGGACCTCGAGGAGCTGCGCGGCATTTTTGCCGGCGTCTGGCAGGAGCTGCTCGCCAAGGAGATGGACAAGGAGCTGCCTCTGGCCTCCTACCGCGACACGCTCCAGAAATGGCTGTCCCGCGAGGAAGAGCTGAGCGGCTTCCAATTCCGCAAGGAGGTCGGCTCTTCCCTCGGCCGCACGCAGGCGGAACGGCTCGTTTCAATGACGGACGAGGCGAGAAGCGAGCTCGAGGAAACGGCCCGTTCCTTGCAGGGACGTCTGGTCGCCTGGCAGGAGAAGGAGAAGCAGCTGCCCGCATGGATCGAGTCGCAATCGGTTTTCATCCTTCATGCCGACGAATACGCCGTCCGCTTCACGCATCTGCGCATCGGAGGCGAGAAGGTCCTGCAGCAGCTCCAAGGTCTGTACCGCACTTTGTTCGACAAGGATATTCCCGGCGTTTCCTATGACTATACCCTTTGA
- a CDS encoding YkgJ family cysteine cluster protein, translating to MICRSGCAACCIAPSISSPIPGMPDGKPAGVPCVQLLPDLRCALFGKPDRPAVCGELHASADMCGDSRDEALAYLKWLEKATAPGA from the coding sequence ATGATCTGCCGAAGCGGCTGCGCCGCCTGCTGCATCGCCCCTTCGATTTCGTCTCCGATTCCGGGCATGCCTGACGGCAAGCCCGCCGGAGTTCCCTGCGTGCAGCTGCTGCCGGATCTGCGCTGCGCCCTGTTCGGCAAGCCCGATAGGCCGGCCGTATGCGGCGAGCTTCACGCATCCGCCGACATGTGCGGAGATTCCCGCGACGAGGCCCTCGCTTATCTGAAATGGCTGGAAAAAGCCACCGCTCCCGGCGCATGA
- a CDS encoding universal stress protein has protein sequence MPYSKIIVGYDGSEQSVRALRSALELSSAFKALIEVVHVYNLTPIVVGETVAGSPPAATESMKLEAETVAAEARTIISSVTDTPIEVLIAEGDPGKTITSIAADRGSDLIVVGSHGKGGFKELFTGSVSHYVTQHAKVPVLVVK, from the coding sequence ATGCCCTATTCCAAAATCATTGTCGGATACGACGGCTCGGAACAGTCCGTCCGTGCCCTGAGATCGGCGCTGGAGCTTTCTTCTGCCTTCAAAGCGCTGATCGAAGTCGTCCATGTCTATAATCTGACGCCGATCGTCGTTGGCGAGACGGTCGCGGGCTCGCCGCCCGCGGCAACGGAATCCATGAAGCTCGAAGCCGAGACGGTAGCTGCGGAAGCCCGCACCATCATCTCCTCGGTCACGGATACTCCGATCGAGGTGCTTATTGCCGAAGGCGATCCCGGCAAGACGATCACCTCGATCGCGGCTGACCGCGGCTCCGACCTTATCGTCGTGGGAAGCCACGGCAAAGGCGGCTTCAAGGAGCTGTTCACGGGCAGCGTCAGCCATTACGTGACCCAGCATGCCAAGGTTCCGGTGCTCGTCGTCAAATAG
- a CDS encoding ATP-binding protein, whose amino-acid sequence MALSKVFFMNISLLITIAYLFNLGYKTAFQWLRPGIQEALASIIFIASGWLTMVFGLRVNDHILFDLRYVPLIMAVLILSKPWQIMAIGIGIGMGRLLFGIHAASLAGMGNMFILGAAGALLAYFLGRSRWTFFRKAVVIILAINLLNCINISWLGVLPLSVYWSEYAPLTLLLSLLLSAFFVYMIRDFSLDQQRMVELKNMNLILRRQTKELREAKRDLEDKARQLLLSSRYKSEFLANMSHELKTPLNSMLLISQLIQESDDEAYGEEDKRYAGIIKAAGVDLLHLIDDILDLSKVEAGKLQLTLENVPAVELLHAVQAQFQPVADRKGLPFRVEIEPDSPQLLLTDALRVNQVLRNLLTNAFKFTESGFVELKVSGERRALLPARDEELFGARVSARLRSREKLRQPMPAPPEVDWIVFAVKDTGIGIDKEKQNLIFEAFQQEDGSITRQYGGTGLGLSISLQLSKLLGGMLELQSDKGEGSTFIFRMPADSSFAGAGAEGDAPQRI is encoded by the coding sequence ATGGCACTATCCAAAGTTTTCTTCATGAACATCAGCCTGCTTATCACCATCGCCTATCTGTTCAATCTCGGCTATAAAACCGCCTTCCAATGGCTGCGGCCCGGCATACAGGAGGCGCTGGCCTCCATCATCTTCATCGCATCCGGCTGGCTGACGATGGTTTTCGGCCTTCGGGTGAACGACCATATCCTGTTCGACCTCCGTTATGTGCCGCTGATCATGGCGGTCCTGATCCTCAGCAAGCCTTGGCAGATTATGGCCATCGGAATCGGGATCGGCATGGGCAGGCTTCTATTCGGCATCCATGCGGCCTCTCTCGCCGGCATGGGCAACATGTTCATCCTGGGCGCCGCCGGAGCGCTGCTCGCCTATTTCCTCGGCCGGAGCCGCTGGACATTTTTCCGGAAGGCCGTTGTGATCATACTCGCCATCAATCTGCTCAACTGCATAAACATTTCCTGGCTCGGCGTGCTTCCGCTGTCCGTCTATTGGAGCGAATACGCGCCGCTGACGCTGCTGCTCTCGCTCCTTCTCAGCGCCTTCTTCGTCTACATGATCCGCGACTTCAGCCTCGATCAGCAGCGGATGGTCGAGCTCAAGAATATGAACCTGATTCTGCGCAGGCAAACCAAGGAGCTGAGGGAAGCCAAGCGGGATCTGGAGGACAAGGCTCGACAGCTGCTGCTCTCGTCGCGCTACAAGTCGGAGTTCCTGGCCAACATGTCGCATGAGCTCAAGACGCCTCTGAACAGCATGCTCCTGATCTCGCAGCTGATCCAGGAGAGCGATGACGAGGCATACGGCGAGGAGGACAAGCGTTACGCGGGCATCATAAAAGCAGCGGGAGTGGATCTGCTCCATCTGATCGACGATATCCTCGATCTGTCGAAGGTCGAAGCCGGCAAGCTGCAGCTTACCCTGGAGAACGTTCCGGCCGTCGAGCTGCTGCATGCCGTCCAGGCGCAGTTCCAGCCGGTCGCCGACCGAAAGGGACTTCCGTTCCGGGTCGAGATCGAGCCGGATTCCCCGCAGCTGCTCCTGACCGACGCTCTGCGCGTCAATCAGGTGCTTCGCAATCTGCTGACGAACGCGTTCAAGTTCACCGAGTCCGGGTTCGTGGAGCTCAAGGTGTCCGGTGAACGCAGGGCGCTGCTCCCGGCACGGGACGAGGAGCTGTTCGGAGCCCGCGTGTCCGCGCGCTTGCGGAGCAGGGAGAAGCTCCGGCAGCCGATGCCGGCTCCGCCCGAAGTGGACTGGATCGTGTTCGCCGTCAAGGACACCGGCATCGGCATCGACAAGGAGAAGCAGAACCTCATCTTCGAGGCCTTCCAGCAGGAAGACGGCAGCATTACCCGCCAATACGGCGGAACCGGCCTCGGCCTCTCCATCAGCCTGCAGCTGTCCAAGCTGCTCGGAGGCATGCTCGAGCTGCAGAGCGACAAGGGAGAAGGCAGCACATTCATCTTCCGCATGCCTGCGGACAGCAGCTTCGCCGGGGCTGGAGCGGAAGGCGATGCACCGCAGCGAATATGA
- the mgrA gene encoding L-glyceraldehyde 3-phosphate reductase: MGYQAHSGRYESMKYNRVGRSGLKLPAISLGLWHNFGGNDRYENGREMARRAFDLGITHFDLANNYGPPPGSAEENFGRMLKDDLAPYRDELVISTKAGYYMWEGPYGEWGSRKYILSSLDQSLKRMGLEYVDIFYHHRPDPDTPLEETMSALDHAVRSGKALYAGISNYSAEQAREAAYILKQLGTPCLIHQPSYSMFNRWIEDGLQDVLEEEGIGSIVFSPLAGGMLSDRYLQGIPADSRAGGPSVFLSGSQITEGRLAQIRELNALAQERGQSLAAMALAWTLRGGRVTSALIGASRVSQIEDNVRALDNLEFSGDELEKIEGILRRDA; this comes from the coding sequence ATGGGATATCAAGCTCATTCCGGACGGTACGAATCGATGAAGTACAACCGCGTCGGACGCAGCGGGCTGAAGCTGCCGGCAATATCGCTCGGATTGTGGCATAACTTCGGAGGGAACGACCGTTACGAGAACGGCAGGGAAATGGCGCGCAGGGCATTCGACCTGGGCATCACCCATTTCGATCTGGCGAACAATTACGGGCCTCCGCCAGGCTCCGCCGAAGAGAACTTCGGCCGGATGCTGAAGGATGACCTGGCGCCTTACCGGGACGAGCTCGTCATCTCGACCAAGGCGGGCTATTACATGTGGGAAGGCCCTTACGGCGAGTGGGGCTCGCGCAAATACATCCTCTCGAGCCTCGACCAGAGCCTGAAGAGGATGGGCCTGGAGTATGTCGACATCTTCTATCACCACCGTCCGGATCCCGATACGCCGCTCGAGGAAACGATGTCTGCCCTGGACCATGCGGTCCGTTCCGGCAAGGCGCTCTACGCCGGCATCTCGAACTACAGCGCGGAGCAGGCCAGGGAAGCGGCATACATCCTGAAGCAGCTCGGCACCCCGTGCCTGATCCATCAGCCGTCCTACTCCATGTTCAACCGCTGGATCGAGGACGGGCTTCAGGATGTGCTGGAGGAAGAGGGCATCGGCTCCATCGTCTTTTCCCCGCTGGCGGGCGGCATGCTGTCGGACCGCTATCTGCAGGGCATACCCGCGGATTCACGGGCCGGCGGCCCAAGCGTATTCCTGAGCGGCAGCCAGATCACCGAGGGCCGCTTGGCGCAGATCCGCGAGCTGAACGCTCTTGCCCAGGAGCGCGGCCAGTCGCTGGCGGCGATGGCGCTTGCCTGGACGCTGCGCGGCGGGCGGGTCACCTCCGCTCTCATCGGCGCAAGCCGGGTTTCGCAGATCGAGGACAATGTCCGCGCGCTCGACAACCTGGAATTCAGCGGAGATGAGCTGGAGAAGATCGAGGGCATCCTGCGCCGCGACGCTTGA